A window of Actinomadura viridis genomic DNA:
GGCGAACCACACCACGCCGATCAGGAAGACCCGGCGGCGCCCGAACCGGTCGCCGAGCGAGCCGCCCAGCAGGATGAAGCCAGCGAGGGTCAGGGTGTAGGCGTTCACCGTCCACTGGAGGCCGGCCATGCCCGCGTCCAGCTCGCGCGCCAGCCGTGGCAGCGCGACGTTGACCACGGTGGCGTCCAGCGCGGCCACGCTGGATCCCAGCACCGTGGCCAGCAGGATCCAGCGGCCGGGGGCGGTGGCCAGCCGGACTCCGGCCATCAGACGATCAGTTCGTCGACGAAGCACCACCGCCAGTCCTCGCCCGGCTCGAACGAGCGGACGATCGGATGGTCCGTCTGGTGGAAATGCCCGGTCGCGTGGCGCCTGGGAGAGGAGTCACAGCACCCCACATGGCCGCAGGCGAGGCAGAGCCGCAGATGGACCCACCGGGTCCCCTCGGCGAGACATTCCTCGCAACCCTGCGGAGTCCGGGCCTCCGGGTCCACATCCGGCAGGCTTCGCACATGCTCACAAGTGCCCATGCATGCATCGTGCCACGCCGGACGTCAACCGCTCACCATCGGCTTTCACCTGGACGTCCACCTGGAGACGCCGGCGGAGGCGTCACCAGTGATCGGGACTGAACGGCTCGTCCTCGGGGCGCGCCGACTCCGACAGCAGCCGCAGGTCGGACTCCACCATCATGGTCACGAGCCGCTCGAACCCGACCTCCGGCTCCCAGCCGAGCTGTTCACGGGCCTTCTTCGGGTCCGCGCACAGCAGATCGACCTCGGCGGGACGGGTGTAGCGGTCGTCCAAGACCACGTGCTCCCGCCAGTCGAGCCCCACGGTGGCGAACGCGAACTCGACCAGATCCCGCACCGACTGCGTCGTGCCCGTGCCGATGACGTAGTCCTCGGGGGAGTCCTGGGCCAGCATCAGCCGCATCGCGCGGGCGTAGTCGCCGGCGAACCCCCAGTCGCGCCGCGCCTCCAGGTTGCCCAGCCGCAGCTCGGCGGCCAGCCCCAGCTTGATCCGGGCCGCCCCGAGGGTGACCTTGCGGGTGACGAACTCCGCCCCGCGGCGCGGCGACTCGTGGTTGAAAAGGATCCCGCTCACCGCGAACATCCCGTAGGACTCGCGGTAGTTCTGCGTGATGTAGTGGCCGTAGGTCTTGGCCACGCCGTAGGGGCTGCGCGGGTGGAACGGCGTCTTCTCGTTCTGCGGAGTCTCCCGGACCATGCCGAACATCTCCGAGGAGGACGCCTGGTAGAAACGGATCTGCTCGCGACCCGGCGTGCGGGACGGGCTGATGCCCGACACCACCCGGATCGCCTCCAGCGTCCGCAGCACGCCCATGCCGGTCACCTCGGCCGTCAGCTCGGCCTGCTGCCACGACATCGGGACGTAGGAGATGGCGCCCAGGTTGTACACCTCGTCGGGCTGGACCCGTTCCACCGCCGAGATGAGGCTGCCCTGGTCGAGCAGGTCGCCGGTGGTGATCTGGACGTCGCCGATGTGCTTGCGCAGCCGCGACACGTGCGGGTTCGCCTGACCCCGCACCAGGCCCCAGACCTCATACCCTCGGTCGAGCAGGTGCTCGGCGAGGTACGAGCCATCCTGCCCGGTGATGCCGGTGATGAGTGCTCGCCTGGACAGGGGATCCTCCATGGCTGATAGATCAGACGATGGGCCCATCACGTGGCTTGCCCCGTGATGCGTGTGAAGTCCGAGGTTAGCGACCAGCCGTACGGGCTGACGAGGGAGGGCGACGTTTGAACCGAATTTGTTTCGAGTTCACGATGGGCCCTTCCAGGAGGGCGGACGTGCGAAGGCCGCGGGGATGTGCCACCGTGATCATCATGAGGTGCGCGACGCATGCCGCCCGCTGACCCCGGGCCCGCCCCGCTGCGCCTGGGCGGCCGTACGCTGGGCCGATTCGCGATCATGGCCGTGGTCAACCGCACCCCCGACTCGTTCTTCGACCGGGGCGCGACCTTCGGCTTCGACGCGGCGCTGGCGGCGGCCGGCCGCGCCGTCGCCGAGGGCGCCGACATCATCGACATCGGCGGGGTGAAGGCCGGTCCGGGCGACGACGTCGACGTCGCCGAGGAGCTGCGCCGGGTGGTGGACCTGGTGGCCGCCGTGCGCGCGCGCCACCCGGAGGTCGTGATCAGCGTGGACACCTGGCGGGCCGAGGTGGGCGAGGCGGTCGCCGCGGCCGGCGCCGACCTGCTCAACGACACCTGGGGCGGACCCGACCCTCGCCTGGCGGAGGTCGCCGCCGCCCACGGCACCGGCCTGGTCTGCGCGCACGCCGGCGGGCTGGACCCGCGCACCCGCCCGCACCGGGTGGGCTACCGGGACGTGGTGGACGACGTGATCGGGCACGTGGTCGCCGAGGCCGAACGCGCCGTCGCCCTGGGGGTGCCGCGCGAGTCCGTCCTCATCGACCCCGCCCACGACTTCGGCAAGAACACCCGGCAGTCACTGGAGATCACCCGGCGGCTCGGGGAGCTGACCGCCACCGGCTGGCCGGTCCTGGTCGCCGTGTCCAACAAGGACTTCATCGGGGAGACCCTCGGCCAGCCCGTCGAGAAACGCGGCGTCGGCACGATGGCCGTGCTCGGGATCTCCGCCTGGCTGGGCGCCCGGGTCTTCCGCGTCCACGACGTCGCCGGCGCGCGCCGGGCCCTGGCCGCCGTCGGCGCCCTCACCCCGTGACCGGCCCCTGACGGCCGGGCTCAGACGCGCAGGCCCGGTGAGGCGTGAGCCGCCAGGCGAGCGCCGCGGGCCGGGCCCCTGAGACAGGGGCTCAGAGGGCCGCCTCGCGCTGGCGGGCCCGGTAGGCCGCCACGTGCATGCGGTTGCCGCAGGTGCGGCTGTCGCAGTAGCGGCGGCACCGGTTACGGGACAGGTCCACCAGGACCCGGGAGCAGTCCGGGGCCTCGCAGGTGCGGAGACGGTCCAGCTCGCCCGCCGCCACGACGTAGGCCAGGGCCATGCCGCAGTCGGCCGCCAGGTGCTCCACCAGGGGGGCCTCCGGGGCGAAGAAGTGCACGTGCCAGTCGTACCCGTCGTGGTCGGTGAGGTGCGGGGTGGCGCGCACCGCCCCGACGATCTCGTTGATCAGCCGCACCGCGCTGGGCACGTCCGGGGCGTCGAACACCGCGCGGAACCGGTCGCGCTGGGCGCGGAACGCGTCCACGTCCCGCGCGGTGACCGCGCGCACGCCGCTGAAGCGGTGCTCTTCGAGGAAGGCGCGCAGCTCCTCGGGGCCGGCCAGGCCCTCCGTGCCGGACGCCGCGGGCCCGGTGTTGATCAGCTCGACGACGACGGCGAGGGCGTGCTCGGTGTCGTGGGTGAAGATCACGATGACTCCAGTCTGAGGGCTGGGGCCGGCCTGGGTCCCGGCCCGCGCCGGGAACCGGCGCGGCGGCCCGCCCCTCTTCACCTTATGACGCCCGCCACACGGGAGCCCGCACCCCCGGCGACGCGGCCGACGCCACATGGCCGGATGGGGCCGTGCCCGCCCCGGCGCCCCGCGGCGGTCCCGGGGAGGCGGCCCCGCGGACGCGGCGGCGGCCCGTCAGCGCGAGTAGTGCGGGTCGGCGACCACGGGGTAGTAGGCCCCCTCGTGCTGCACGCGCATCGTGATGACCTGGCCTTCGAGGGCGTAGTCCGCCTTCACCTGGCGGTACATCGCGTCCGAGGCCCACGGGTTGTAGAGGCGGCCCACCGTGGCGCCGAAGCGGGTGTGGACGACGTCGTACCCGCCCGAGGGCATGCTCTCCAGGTCGAGCCCGTCGGTCAGGGACAGCGGGAAGCGGAAATCGGTCGGCGCGTCCGCCCCGTGGATCACCGTGAGCAGCCGGACCCCGCCGGCGGTGGTCTGCGCGACGATGTCGGTGTCGACGTCCACGCCCACGAAGACCCGCAGGCTGGGCCGCAGCACCTGGGCCACCGTGTCGGCGGCCGTGGCGTCGATCGCGATGTGGATGCGCTGGCCGTCCTTGGTGGGGACCCACACCCCGTCGCGAGCCCGCTGCCCCCAGCTCACGTCGGGGTTCTCCAGCTCCTGGGGCTCGTTGCGGCCCCGGGCGACGAGTACCCGGGAGGCGGCGTTCATCGCCGCGGCAGCCCCGTCCTGTGCGTGCCTCATGGCGGGCCCCCTCGCCTTCTTGTCGACATCACGTACGTGACGACGCGCCGATCAGGGTTTGTAGCACGGGATGGCGCGGCAGGGTGCTCCCGGCCCGCGCTCGAACGCTGTTCAGGTGGCGTGCACCCCGTGCGCCGTTGGACCTTACACCACGCCAAATTCGGGCCGGGAACTGCCATAACTAGGATGGACCGGTCCGCGGGGACCCGGCCCGGGACCCGCGTGTACCAAGGAGGAGTGAGCGCACCATGGGCACCCCGCCACCGTTGCCCCCGTCCGGAACCGTCCGCATCGCCGAGCTCCCGCCCGAGGAGCAGGGGATGGTGCATGCGGCCCTGCGCGAGGGCACCCCGCTGCACGAACTCCTGGGCCTGGAGATCGTCGAGATCGGCGAGCGGCACGCCGTGCTGGCCATGCCCGTGCGCGAGGAGGCGTTCAACAGCACCGGCAACCTGCACGGGGGCGCGATCGCCACGCTCATCGACGTGGCGGCCGGCAGCGCCGCCGCCCGCGGCAGCGGTTTCGAGCCGGGCAGGAACAGCCTGGTGACCGCCGACCTGCACGTCCGCTACCTGGGGCGCCCGCACGGCGACGTGGTGTACGCCCGCGCTGAGGTGATCAAGGCGGGCCGGCAGCTGGTGATCGTGGACTGCAGGGTCACCGACGCCGACGACCGCATCATCGCGGCGGCCGACTTCTCGATGATGCTCGTGCCGCTGCGCCGCCCGCTGCGTCCCGTCCCCACCGCCAAGGACACCGACCCGGACCTGTGAACGGCCTCCCGGCCCGGAACGTTCCAGCGCGGACCGTTCCGGGCCGGTCCGTCCTCGGCCGTCCCGGGCCGGTCCGCCGTCAGGCGACGGCCGGGCTGAGCACGTGGCCGGAAGCGGCCTGCAGATCGGCGAGGACCTCCGTGAGCCGGTCGAGGCCCGCGGCGATCCAGGGCAGGGACGCCGGGTCGGGGGCGGCGAGGGCGGCCAGCCGCTGCTCGTCGGTCGCCCCGTACAGCAGGCTGGTGGCGACGCGCATGCGCAGCGCGTCGGCGGGCTCGCCGAAGGCGCCGGCCGGCAGCACGCCCACCCCGTACCGCTCCAGGAACAGCGCGGTCAGGTCGGCGCCGGTGCGCACACCGTGCTCCTCGCGGAGCAGGTCGCGGAGCGGGCCGAAGTCCGGGTAGAGGTAGAAGGCCGCTTCCGGCCGCGGCACGTCCGCCCCGGCCGCCGCGAACCGGCCGGCCACCGCGCGGGTGACGGCGGCGTGCAGGCGGCGGCTGCGGTCGACGTGCTCCACCAGCTCGGCCGGCTCGGTGAAGGCGAGGGCGGCGGCGTGCTGCATCGGGGCGGGGGCGCTGGACCACAGCTCGCTGGCGATCCCCAGCAGCCTGGCGCGCAGGTCGTGGCCGAACGGGCCGTCGGGGAGCCGGGCCACGCCCAGGCGCCAGCCGCCCGCCGCAAGGCTCTTGCTCAGCGCGGTCGTCACCACCGTCCGCTCCGGCGCGTGCAGGGCCGGGCTCGTCACCGTACGGGCGGGGTCGTGCACGAGGTCGCGGTAGATCTCGTCGGAGACGATGACCAGGTCGTGCTCGCGGGCGACCGCGCACAGGCGGCGCACGCCGTCCTCGGACGCCAGGGTGCCGGTGGGGTTGTCGGGGAGGGTCACCACCACGGCGCGGATCGGGTGGCCCGCGGTCCGGGCCCGGACGACGGCGTCGGCCAGCCGCGCGGGATCGGGGACGCCCCCCTCGCCGGGCGGGGTGGGCACCAGGACCGCGCCGGCGCCGGTGAGGGACGCCTGCGCCGCGTACGACACCCAGCTGGGGGAGGGGATCGCGATCCGCCCTCCGATGGCCATCATCAATCCGTACAGCAGCGACTTGCTGCCGGGGCCGCACACCACCAGGTCGGGGTCGGTGGGCAGGCCCCGGCGGTCCCAGTAGCCGGCGGCGGCGGCGCGCACGGCCGCGGAACCGGCGACGGGCCCGTAGGCGCCGCGACCGGCGGCGTCCGCCAGCGCGCGGGTCAGGGACGGGTGGATGGGGATGCCGGCCTCGCCGAAGCCGAGCGCCAGGACCGGCGTCCCCTCCCGTCTCTTGCGGGCGATCGCCTCATTGATGGCGAGTGTGGGGGAGAGCGGCACCGGACGGGCGGACGGGTTCAGGACAGGCATGACTGACTCCAGGCATGGCGAGATAGCGGCTCTGAACGGGAGGTGACGGGTGAAAGGGAAGGAAAAAACCCCACAAGCGACGAATCCCCCGAAGACAACCCGCTTGGGTCCCTTCCATGCTTTCCCGGTTGAAGCATCATCACAAGCGAGTCTCGTCGATGCTGACCGTAAGATGGTGTGATGCTTGAGCTGCGCCGCCTGCGCCTGCTGGCCGAGTTCGCCCGCCGGGGCAGCATCGCCGCGACCGCGTCCTCCCTCGGCTACACCCCCTCGGCGGTGTCCCAGCAGCTGGCCGCGCTGGAGCGGGAGGCGAGGGTCGCGCTGCTGGACCGGACGGCGCGCAGCGCGGAGCTGACCGACGCCGGCCGGCGCCTGGCCGAACGGGCCGAGGAGATCCTGGTCCTGGTCGAGGCGGCCGAGACCGAGCTGTCGGCCCACGCCGACGCCCCCGTGGGGCGGGTGGTGGTCACGGCCTTCCCCACGGCCGCGGTGGCGTTCGCCCCCGCGCTGGCGCGCGGCCTGCGCGAACACCCGGACCTGACCTTCGTGCTGCGGCAGACCAGGCACGGCGACGGCATCCGCCAGGTGCAGAGCGGCGAGGTGGACATCGCCCTGGTCGACGACTGGTCGGGCAAGCTTCCCGACCAGTCGCCCGCCGCGCTGAAGTTCTTCCACCTGCGGCGTGACCCGCTCGTCCTGGCGGTGCCCGCCTCCCATCCCATGTCCGATCCGCGGCAGCCGGTGGACCTGCAGCGGCTGCGGGAGGAGCCGTGGATGGCCGCGCCGCCGGGCGAGCCGTCCCGGCAGGCGGTCGAGCGGCTGCTGGACACCGTGGGCGGCGCGCGTCCGGTCCCGTGGGAGTTCGAGGGGCTGCACACCATCCTGAGCCTGGTGGCCAGGGAGATCGGCATCACCGCGATCCCGGCGCTGGCGCTGGTGGCGGGAGACCCGGGCGTGGCGGTACGGCGGATCCCCGACTGCGTGCTCGCCCGCGAGGTCTACGCCGTGACCCGCGCCGCCAGCGTCCGCCGGCCCTCGGTCGCGGTGACCCTCCGGGCGATCTACGCGGCGGCCAGGGAGGTCCAGCCCGCCCCTCCGGAGGATTGACCGCGCCGGGCGGGTTTGGGGCCGTGGCTGAAGATCAATGATGACCGTAAGCGGACGTGACCCGCACCCCGGCGCCGCCGGGGACGAACCAACCGATGGCCCCCGCGGGGCCGGACGGAGGGCATCGGGAGGTGGCGCGGATGGCTTCGCACGGCGTTCCGGGTGCGGGGGAGGCGGATGAGCCCCGATCTTCACGTACCGTGGACCAGGTCTCCGTCACCTCCCCGGGAGCGCCGCAGCCCATGAGTCGCACGCATCACCATGGATTCGAGCTGCCCAAGCTGCCCAGCCTCCTGCGGCACGCGCTGCCCCGGTTCGTCGAGGGCGTGATCGCCCCGGTGGCGGTCTTCTACGCCGCGTTCGCGCTGCTCGGCCTGAACGGCGCGCTGGTCGCCGCGGTGACCTGGGTGTACGGGGGGATCGCCTGGCGTTACCTGCGCGGGCACCAGGTGTCGGCGATGCTCGTCCTGGCCGCGCTGGGCGTCACGGTCCGGGCCGCGCTGGCCGCGGCCACCCACAGCCCGGTCGTGTACTTCCTCCAGCCGACCCTCGGCACGCTCCTGGTGAGCATGGCCTTCCTGGCCTCGGTGCCGCTCAGGCGCCCGCTGGCGCAGAAGCTGGCCACCGACATGGTCCCGATGCCCGAGGCGTTCCTGCGGCACGCGAGGGTCCGCCAGTTCTTCCTGCGCATCTCGCTGCTGTGGTCGCTGGTCTTCTTCGCCAACGCCCTGTTCAGCCTGTGGATGCTGTTCAACCAGTCGATCGGCACCTACCTCTGGGTGCGGACCAGCGTGGTGGCGCTGCTGGGCGCCTGCGCCGTGGGGATCTCGCTGTTCGGCTTCAGGCGCTGCCTGCAGCACGTGAACCGCGAGCCCGCCCTCGCCGCCTGAAAGGCCCCGGCTGAGTCGCCCGCCTGACCGGCCCCGCCTGAGCGGGCGCCGCCTCCGTACCCCGCGGTTCCCACCGCCCGCCGCGCGGGCGCGTTCCCGAAATCGACCGCCCCGGAGGCGAACTTCCCCGGGATACCCGGCGTCTTTCAAGGTCGGATAGATTCACCGGCAACGGGGTAAATTCGGGGTACTGGGAGTTTCTGTGGGAGTCAAGGGTCGTTTCGGGCTTGTTGTCACCAGTGGCGCGGGAGCGGTCCTCGTCCTGACCGCCGGCTGTGCGGGCGGCGGAGGCCAGGGAGAGCTGGCGTCCGGGAAGTCGGGCGCGGTGACGATCACGCCGGGGAACGGGACCGCCTCCGTGAAGCCCGACGGGCCGATCGAGGTCCGGGTCGCCGACGGCACGCTGGAGAACGTCACCGTCCAGGGGCAGGGCGCCACCATCACCGGGAAGATGGCCGGCGACCGCAAGAGCTGGCGGTCGGACCGCACGCTGACCCCGGGCACCTCCTACACCGTCACCGCCCAGGCCCGGCGCGACGGCAAGGCCAGCACGGCGACCAGCACGTTCACCACGCTGAAGCCGGAGAAGACGCTGTCGGTGGTCGACGTCACGCCCAACCTCAAGGGCGAGAAGGTCGGCGTCGGGATGCCGATCATGGTCCGGTTCAACCGCCCGGTGACCGACAGGGCCGCGGTCGAGCGGGCCCTGCAGGTGACGCCGGAGAAGCCGGTCGAGGGCGCCTGGCGCTGGATCGGGTCCGACCAGGTGATCTACCGGACCGAGACCTACTGGCAGCCCCACCAGAAGGTGCGCTTCAACGCGCGGCTGGCCGGGGTCCCGGCGGGCGCGGGCGTGTACGGTGCCGCGGACGTGGACGAGACGATCTCCATCGGCGCGTCCCAGATCACCACGGGGAACATCGGCAAGTACCACATGACCGTCGTCCGCGACGGCAAGAAGCTGCGCACCATCCCCTTCAGCGCCGGCAACGGGCAGACCCGCGAGTACACCACCACCAGCGGCGTCCACCTCCTGATGGAGAAGGGCAACCCGGTCACGATGGTCTCGCCCGGGCGCAAGGAGGGCGACCCCGGCTACTACAAGACCGTCGTCGGCCACGCCGTCCGCTTCTCCAACAGCGGCGAGTACACCCACGCGGCGCCCTGGTCGGTCGGCGCGCAGGGCTCGTCGAACGTCAGCCACGGCTGCCTCAACCTCAGCCCGGCCAACGCCAAGTGGTACTACGACATCATGCAGCGGGGCGACGTGCTGAAGCTGACCGGCAGCGACCGCGAGGTCGAGTGGAACAACGGCTGGAGCTACTGGCAGATGTCCTTCGACGCCTGGAAGAAGGGCAGCGCCCTGACCTGATCCGGGGTGCCGGATCACCGGAAGGATCGTTGCGGGGCCGCGCCCGGTCCGGGATGCTGGGCGCCGTCCCCTCCCCCCAGGAGCCCCTATGAGCGAAGGAGTCCCGGCGTTCCCCGCGAAGGCCAGGCCGCTCCGCGACGACGACCCGGAGCGCGTCGGCGGCTACGAGGTGACCGGCTTCCTCGGCGAGGGCGGGATGGGGTCGGTCTACCTCGGCCGCGGCCCGGCCGGGCCCGTGGCCGTCAAGGTCGTCCGCGCCGACCACGCGCGCAACCCCCACTTCCGGGAGCGTTTCCGCCGGGAGGCGGCCAGCGCGCTGAGGGTGCCGCGCTTCTGCACCGCCGAGGTCCTCGACGCCGATCCTGACGCCGACCCTCCGTACCTGGTCACCGAGTACATCGACGGGCCCACCCTGGACGAGGCGGTGGGCGGCGGCGGCCCGCTGCGCCGGGCCGAGCTGGAGCAGCTGGGCGTCAGCATGGCCGCGGCCCTCACCGGCATCCACGGTGCCGGGGTCGTCCACCGCGACCTCAAGCCCGGCAACGTGCTGCTGAGCCGGATGGGCCCGCGGGTCATCGACTTCGGCATCGCCAGCGCGCTGGACTCCGCCTTCGGGCTCACCGCGACCGGGCAGATCGTGGGGACGCCCGCGTACATGGCGCCCGAGCAGCTGGAGGGGGAGAGCGCGACCGCGGCCGGCGACGTGTTCGCGTGGGGCGCGGTCATGGCCTTCGCCGCGACCGGGCGGCGCGCGTTCGGGACCGGGCCGGCGCAGGCGGTCGCCTACCGGATCGTGCACGGCGACCCCGACCTGGAGGGCATCGAGGAGCCGCTCCGCACCGTGATCGCCGAGGCCCTGGCCAAGGACCCGGCGCGGCGCCCCACGGCGCACGACCTGCTGGCCCGGCTCGGCGTGGCCGGCGGCGACACCGCGGCACGTCCCGGCGCGGGCGTCCCGGCGGGCGTTCCGGCGGGGGGCACGGCGGGCGGCACGGCCGGACGGCAGGGGCCGGGGGGCCCGGACGGGGCGGGGGGCTCGCGGGAGCCCGGCTTCCCGACGCCGACCCAGCCCCCGCCGTCCCCGGCCGGACCCGAGAGCCGCCCCGTTCCCGGCGCCGCTCCCGCGGGGGCGTTCGCGGGCCGCCGCGGGATCCTGGCCGGCGTCCTGGCCGTCGGGGGCGCCGTGCTGGCCGTGGCGGTGCTCGCCGCCGTGGTCGTGCCCCAGTTGCTGCGCGGCGGCGACGGCGGCGGCACCCCGCCGCCCTCCACCTCCACGACCACCGGCGGTGGCGCGGGCGGCGCCGATCTCGCCGGTCACTACACCAGCGACTACGGCGACATGTACGTCCGCGTGACCGGCCGGGACGTCTGGATGGTCTACAAGTGGATGGGCCTGAGCCGGGTGCGCGGCGTCCTCGACGGCACCGTGATCGACGGTCACTACAGCGAGGGCTCCGGCAACGCGCCGGACGGCCGGGTGCGGTTCACCGTCCGGCGCTCCGGCTCAGGCGTCGCCCTGGAGGGAAGGTGGGGCGAGGACGGCGCGCTGAACAGCGCCTGGAACGCCCGCCGCGTCGACGGCGCGGTCCCCGCCGACATGGCCGCGCGCCTCCGCGATCCCGCCCTGTTCCCGAGCCCGCCCCGGTAGCGGCGCCGGTGGCGGCGAAAGGCCGCCGAATTCCGCCGTTCCCCGGGTCCAGGCAACGCTTTGATCTCGGCGGACGGCAATCTCGGGGTCATGACATCGCCAAGGAATGTTTGTCGCTAATGTCGCCCTGTTAACGGCGGGGTTGGGGAGGTTCACGGTGCAGCGGAGGCTTTCCGCAGGGGTTCGGGCGGGCGCGGGACTGACGGGGGCCGTGCTGCTCCTGACGACGGCCTGCTCCGGTGGTGACGAGGGCGACGGCGTCACCGTCGGCGGCAAGGGCGAGGCCGGGACGCCCCAGGTGACCGTCTCGCCGGGCGACGGCGACGGCAAGGCCCGGCCCGAGAGCGGCGTCACGGTCACCGCGGCCGGCGGCACGATCGAGCAGGTCGCCCTCACCCGCAAGGGCAGGCCGGTCGAGGGCGCCCTGTCGGCGGACAAGACCAGCTGGAAGTCGCGGACCCTGCGGCCGGGATCGCAGTACCAGGTCACCGCGGTCGCCAAGAGCCCCCAGGGCAAGACGACCACCGTCACCAGCAGGTTCACCACCCTGCGCGCCGCCGCGGCCCTGAGCGTCGTGGACGTCACCCCCGGGCCGGGCGAGAAGGTCGGCGTGGGCATGCCGATCATGGTCACCTTCAACCGGGCGGTGGAGAACAGGAAGGCGGTCGAGCAGGCCCTCCAGATCAGGTCGACCAAGCCCGCGACCGGCGCCTGGTACTGGGTGAGCCCCACCCAGGTGACCTTCCGCACCAAGAACGGCGAGTACTGGCAGCCCAACCAGCAGGTCACGTTCACGGCGAGGCTGAGCGGGGTCAGGGCCGGCCGGCGTACCTACGGCCTGGACGACCTCACCCGGCGCTTCGCCATCGGCGACTCGCACATCATCGTCGCCAGCACCAAGACCAAGCGCCTCGTCGTGCGGAAGAACGGCGTCAAGATCAAGAGCTGGCCGATCAGCGCCGGCAAGGGCGGCCGGGTGGTCAACGGCGTCGACACGTTCCTCACCACCAGCGGCATCCACCTGACCATGGGCAAGGAGAATCCGGCGATCATGACGTCGGAGTGGATGGGCGTCGACCCCAAGGACAAGAAGAACGGCGGCTACAAGGAGGTCATCCCGCACGCGGTGCGGATCTCCAACAGCGGCGAGTACATCCATTCGATGGCCGCGACCGTCTGGGCGCAGGGCCGCCAGAACGTCAGCCACGGCTGCCTGAACTCCCCGCCGGCCGCCGCCCAGTGGTTCTACGACTTCGCCTACCGGGGCGACGTGGTCGTCATCACCGGCAGCGCGCGGCGCCTGGACTGGAACAACGGCTGGAGCTATTACCAGATGCCCTGGGAGCAGTGGGTCAAGGGCAGCGCCCTGGACCGCACCGTCACCACCGCCTGACGGCCCCGCCCCGCCTCGTCCCTCCGTCGGTCCCGCTCTCCGCTCTCCCGTCCGCCTCCTCTGCCGGTTTCCTCCGCTTCCCTGTCGGCTCGCTCTTGGCCGCCCGATGGGCGGCTCTTGGACGTGCCTCGGCCACATCGGGCCCTTTCTTCCAATTTGAACGCCTCTGAGTCGGGGAGAAGGTCAGAGACAGCCGAACCTTCCCGAGAGCGGGGGACCGATGGCGGAAGCACCCGACACCGACCCTGTGGCGCACCGGGACCGGGAACGGCCCGGTGCGCCGGGACCGCGCCCCGGCGCGGACGCGCCGCGCGAGCCGCGCCCGCGGGGCACGCGCGTCCGGGAGCTGAGGAGGCGGGTCCGGAAGCGGCTGCGGCCCAGGACCCGGATGCGCCGCGGGTTCCAGCGCCTCCATCCGTTACTGCGGCTGGCGGCGCTCGCCGCCGTCCGGCTGCTGCTCCTTCCGCGCCGGGCGCCGCGCCCGGGGGAGCGGCTGCGCGTCCGCGTCCTGCTCCAGCACGCCTACGGGACGGGCGGCACCATCCGTACCGTCCTCAACCTCAGCGGTTATCTGGCGCGCGACCACGACGTCGAGATCGTCAGCGTGTTCCGGCGCCGGGACGAGCCGTTCTTCACGCTGTCACCGCGCGTGCGGGTCCGTTTCGTGGACGACCGCAGGACGCCGCCGAAAGGGGCGGCCGGACGCC
This region includes:
- the folP gene encoding dihydropteroate synthase, translating into MPPADPGPAPLRLGGRTLGRFAIMAVVNRTPDSFFDRGATFGFDAALAAAGRAVAEGADIIDIGGVKAGPGDDVDVAEELRRVVDLVAAVRARHPEVVISVDTWRAEVGEAVAAAGADLLNDTWGGPDPRLAEVAAAHGTGLVCAHAGGLDPRTRPHRVGYRDVVDDVIGHVVAEAERAVALGVPRESVLIDPAHDFGKNTRQSLEITRRLGELTATGWPVLVAVSNKDFIGETLGQPVEKRGVGTMAVLGISAWLGARVFRVHDVAGARRALAAVGALTP
- a CDS encoding PaaI family thioesterase, which produces MGTPPPLPPSGTVRIAELPPEEQGMVHAALREGTPLHELLGLEIVEIGERHAVLAMPVREEAFNSTGNLHGGAIATLIDVAAGSAAARGSGFEPGRNSLVTADLHVRYLGRPHGDVVYARAEVIKAGRQLVIVDCRVTDADDRIIAAADFSMMLVPLRRPLRPVPTAKDTDPDL
- a CDS encoding CGNR zinc finger domain-containing protein, with the translated sequence MIFTHDTEHALAVVVELINTGPAASGTEGLAGPEELRAFLEEHRFSGVRAVTARDVDAFRAQRDRFRAVFDAPDVPSAVRLINEIVGAVRATPHLTDHDGYDWHVHFFAPEAPLVEHLAADCGMALAYVVAAGELDRLRTCEAPDCSRVLVDLSRNRCRRYCDSRTCGNRMHVAAYRARQREAAL
- a CDS encoding ubiquitin carboxyl-terminal hydrolase 14, producing the protein MGTCEHVRSLPDVDPEARTPQGCEECLAEGTRWVHLRLCLACGHVGCCDSSPRRHATGHFHQTDHPIVRSFEPGEDWRWCFVDELIV
- a CDS encoding GDP-mannose 4,6-dehydratase gives rise to the protein MEDPLSRRALITGITGQDGSYLAEHLLDRGYEVWGLVRGQANPHVSRLRKHIGDVQITTGDLLDQGSLISAVERVQPDEVYNLGAISYVPMSWQQAELTAEVTGMGVLRTLEAIRVVSGISPSRTPGREQIRFYQASSSEMFGMVRETPQNEKTPFHPRSPYGVAKTYGHYITQNYRESYGMFAVSGILFNHESPRRGAEFVTRKVTLGAARIKLGLAAELRLGNLEARRDWGFAGDYARAMRLMLAQDSPEDYVIGTGTTQSVRDLVEFAFATVGLDWREHVVLDDRYTRPAEVDLLCADPKKAREQLGWEPEVGFERLVTMMVESDLRLLSESARPEDEPFSPDHW
- a CDS encoding VC0807 family protein, with the protein product MSRTHHHGFELPKLPSLLRHALPRFVEGVIAPVAVFYAAFALLGLNGALVAAVTWVYGGIAWRYLRGHQVSAMLVLAALGVTVRAALAAATHSPVVYFLQPTLGTLLVSMAFLASVPLRRPLAQKLATDMVPMPEAFLRHARVRQFFLRISLLWSLVFFANALFSLWMLFNQSIGTYLWVRTSVVALLGACAVGISLFGFRRCLQHVNREPALAA
- a CDS encoding LysR family transcriptional regulator — encoded protein: MLELRRLRLLAEFARRGSIAATASSLGYTPSAVSQQLAALEREARVALLDRTARSAELTDAGRRLAERAEEILVLVEAAETELSAHADAPVGRVVVTAFPTAAVAFAPALARGLREHPDLTFVLRQTRHGDGIRQVQSGEVDIALVDDWSGKLPDQSPAALKFFHLRRDPLVLAVPASHPMSDPRQPVDLQRLREEPWMAAPPGEPSRQAVERLLDTVGGARPVPWEFEGLHTILSLVAREIGITAIPALALVAGDPGVAVRRIPDCVLAREVYAVTRAASVRRPSVAVTLRAIYAAAREVQPAPPED
- a CDS encoding pyridoxal phosphate-dependent aminotransferase, with the protein product MPVLNPSARPVPLSPTLAINEAIARKRREGTPVLALGFGEAGIPIHPSLTRALADAAGRGAYGPVAGSAAVRAAAAGYWDRRGLPTDPDLVVCGPGSKSLLYGLMMAIGGRIAIPSPSWVSYAAQASLTGAGAVLVPTPPGEGGVPDPARLADAVVRARTAGHPIRAVVVTLPDNPTGTLASEDGVRRLCAVAREHDLVIVSDEIYRDLVHDPARTVTSPALHAPERTVVTTALSKSLAAGGWRLGVARLPDGPFGHDLRARLLGIASELWSSAPAPMQHAAALAFTEPAELVEHVDRSRRLHAAVTRAVAGRFAAAGADVPRPEAAFYLYPDFGPLRDLLREEHGVRTGADLTALFLERYGVGVLPAGAFGEPADALRMRVATSLLYGATDEQRLAALAAPDPASLPWIAAGLDRLTEVLADLQAASGHVLSPAVA